The following are encoded together in the Apis mellifera strain DH4 linkage group LG4, Amel_HAv3.1, whole genome shotgun sequence genome:
- the LOC102655124 gene encoding zinc finger protein 135, protein MAMLTKLELVKKDVDAASPVVKSGETDGVGNNNSSFPQVALNPEQSFIKQEVADEIDEEDLPLAYHCKLCGVFFASQALLDNHEIEHKSKRKNTCNQCGRVFRTYVNLRKHMKKHNGRKGGGRKANNNASTVANNRSSIKVKKEKPEMEFVCKTCNKVFRHKSNYQKHLMRHTVGDLTCKHCPKKFRLFRDLTRHEKTHFYPSYMCKECDYETTVLAALSIHMLRHTDKNDLPFQCNDCDKRFRKAIDLQEHYNIHSGDKPFACQLCGTAFYLRRQLSAHCRRMHPEMKANKVTSTACDICGRVLATKRSLFRHKESHNPTKLYLCDYCGKSLSSAEHLKKHRRIHTGEKPYVCDICGKGFTDSENLRMHRRVHTGEKPYKCDQCPKAFSQRSTLTIHRRGHTGERPYVCQICNRGFSCQGNLTAHQKSTCV, encoded by the coding sequence ATGGCGATGTTGACGAAGCTCGAGCTGGTGAAGAAGGACGTGGACGCTGCGTCGCCGGTCGTAAAAAGCGGAGAGACGGACGGGGTAGGAAACAACAACTCGTCCTTCCCACAGGTTGCCCTGAACCCGGAGCAAAGCTTCATCAAGCAAGAGGTGGCCGACGAGATCGACGAGGAGGATCTTCCCCTCGCGTACCACTGCAAGTTATGCGGCGTGTTCTTCGCCTCGCAGGCGTTGCTCGACAACCACGAGATCGAGCACAAGAGCAAACGGAAGAACACGTGCAACCAGTGCGGGAGAGTGTTCAGAACGTACGTGAACTTGCGGAAGCACATGAAGAAGCACAACGGGCGGAAAGGTGGGGGGCGGAAGGCGAACAACAACGCGTCCACGGTTGCCAACAATCGTTCGAGCATAAAGGTGAAGAAGGAGAAGCCCGAGATGGAGTTCGTGTGCAAGACGTGCAACAAGGTGTTCAGACACAAGAGCAACTATCAGAAACACTTGATGCGGCACACGGTCGGTGATCTGACCTGCAAACACTGCCCCAAGAAGTTCCGCCTGTTCCGCGATCTGACCAGGCACGAGAAGACCCACTTCTATCCTAGCTACATGTGCAAGGAGTGCGACTACGAGACCACGGTGTTGGCAGCGCTCAGCATCCACATGCTGCGCCACACCGACAAGAACGATCTACCGTTCCAGTGCAACGACTGCGACAAACGTTTCCGCAAAGCGATCGATCTCCAGGAGCATTACAACATACACTCAGGGGACAAGCCTTTCGCCTGCCAGTTGTGCGGCACCGCCTTCTATCTGAGGCGACAATTGTCCGCCCATTGCAGGCGCATGCACCCGGAGATGAAGGCGAACAAAGTGACGAGCACGGCGTGCGACATCTGCGGCCGGGTCCTCGCGACCAAGAGATCATTGTTCCGGCACAAGGAGAGCCACAACCCCACCAAACTGTACCTGTGCGACTACTGCGGCAAGAGTCTGAGCAGCGCCGAGCATTTGAAGAAGCACAGGCGCATCCACACGGGGGAGAAACCGTACGTGTGCGACATCTGCGGAAAAGGTTTCACGGATTCGGAGAATCTGAGGATGCACAGGAGGGTGCACACGGGGGAGAAGCCGTACAAGTGCGACCAGTGCCCGAAAGCTTTCTCGCAGAGGTCGACGTTGACCATCCATAGGCGGGGTCACACGGGGGAACGGCCGTACGTGTGCCAGATCTGCAACCGTGGCTTCTCGTGCCAGGGCAACCTGACGGCCCATCAGAAGTCGACCTGCGTGTAA
- the LOC102654736 gene encoding zinc finger protein 239, giving the protein MLAQDRQECSPSEMFKQEEDTEHLLIGNRLHVPTVENTEIIITDGIVQCDLCGDGFVSEHALALHLKVHEQDEVQVQDDQFVCEHCGCSFAKMSTFKEHQAEHEANESYVCETCDYVMDDKESLIAHQKQHNIEYECEICGASFDSSTGYEEHQAAHSDEKPFQCEICHAPFRYRQGLRLHAKLHQPDYVPPQRKHHCELCNKRFSRKQVLLVHMKTHGNVGPQNEYICPVCGKAVSSKTYLTVHLRKHTGEKPHVCDLCGKGFISQNYLSVHRRTHTGERPHKCTHCEKRFTQRTTLVVHLRGHTGDRPYPCTCCHKSFASKTMLNSHLKTHAKQSARQQQEQQQQQQLKQEQEVQHQEQSLDTITILLPS; this is encoded by the coding sequence ATGCTAGCTCAGGATCGGCAGGAATGCAGCCCGAGCGAGATGTTCAAACAAGAGGAAGATACGGAACATCTGCTGATCGGAAATCGTTTGCACGTGCCGACCGTGGAGAATACGGAGATAATCATCACCGATGGTATCGTGCAGTGCGATCTCTGCGGGGACGGTTTCGTCTCCGAGCATGCTCTGGCGCTCCATTTAAAAGTTCACGAGCAGGACGAGGTGCAGGTGCAAGACGACCAGTTTGTATGCGAGCACTGCGGTTGCAGTTTCGCGAAGATGTCCACGTTCAAGGAGCATCAAGCTGAGCACGAAGCTAACGAGAGTTACGTTTGCGAGACGTGCGACTATGTTATGGACGACAAAGAAAGTTTGATAGCTCATCAGAAGCAGCACAATATAGAGTACGAGTGCGAGATTTGCGGAGCGAGTTTCGATTCTTCGACGGGTTACGAGGAACACCAGGCAGCGCACTCGGACGAGAAACCGTTCCAATGCGAGATATGCCACGCTCCGTTCCGCTATCGTCAAGGTTTGAGATTGCACGCGAAGCTGCACCAACCTGATTACGTGCCGCCACAGAGGAAGCACCACTGCGAGCTGTGCAACAAACGTTTCTCGAGGAAACAGGTGTTGCTGGTGCACATGAAGACCCACGGGAACGTGGGCCCCCAGAACGAATACATTTGCCCGGTCTGCGGCAAGGCTGTGTCGAGTAAGACTTACTTGACCGTGCATTTACGAAAGCATACAGGTGAGAAACCGCACGTTTGCGATCTCTGCGGCAAAGGATTTATCTCTCAAAATTATCTGAGCGTGCACCGGCGCACGCACACGGGCGAAAGGCCCCACAAGTGCACCCACTGCGAGAAACGATTCACCCAACGCACCACCCTGGTGGTGCACCTCAGGGGCCATACAGGCGATCGACCGTACCCTTGCACGTGTTGTCATAAATCTTTTGCCTCGAAAACGATGCTGAACTCGCACTTAAAGACTCACGCTAAACAGAGTGCGCGACAGCAGCAGgagcaacagcaacagcaacagtTGAAACAGGAACAAGAGGTCCAGCATCAAGAGCAGTCTCTTGATACGATAACTATATTGTTACCTAGTTAG
- the LOC102654889 gene encoding zinc finger protein 37, with the protein MYNALDPLAPTFLIVKLEDNYFRIPTSLSVFMMKEPNPNGEANAQSSSKGEIVESGKTKNNNNQSEEKTKDNASTDDPFDDLDDAPLDFRKRQEQEKSKSSKQVPKKKVHTCEICYATFDRKSKHTRHMFKHSNSRPHKCAVCSKGFKTTAHLSRHMEVHDEPVNLHACSLCDFKARTKPYLKIHYIRKHTEDYNYKCEQCGKMFKVQSDYTTHVKDHDTESCVCDICGSSYPSKSSLYFHKHYKHKTKVKKFQCQTCKKKFKTQKNLDSHMELHKIKYVCEQCGMEFKSKYGLTKHLRTHSGEKSYLCAICGKTFGCLSSQKIHLLTHVGERPYVCDICGQSFTQRSPMMLHRRKHPGVHPPPPPIKITNLLHGVQDKIIVNKSGK; encoded by the exons at GTACAATGCGCTAGACCCACTCGCTCCAACTTTTCTGATAGTAAAGCTAGAAGATAATTACTTTCGGATACCAACGTCGCTGAGCGTGTTCATGATGAAGGAACCGAATCCGAACGGAGAGGCGAACGCCCAATCGTCGTCGAAAGGCGAAATCGTGGAATCGGGGAAAACGAAGAACAACAACAACCAATCGGAAGAGAAAACGAAGGATAACGCGAGCACGGACGACCCGTTCGACGATCTCGACGACGCGCCGTTGGACTTTCGAAAGAGGCAGGAACAGGAGAAGAGCAAATCGAGCAAACAAGTTCCAAAGAAGAAGGTGCACACATGCGAGATCTGTTACGCAACGTTCGACCGTAAGAGCAAGCACACCAGGCACATGTTCAAGCACAGCAACTCGAGGCCGCACAAGTGCGCCGTTTGCTCGAAAGGGTTCAAAACGACGGCTCACCTGTCCAGGCACATGGAGGTACACGACGAGCCTGTCAATTTGCACGCGTGCAGCCTGTGCGACTTCAAAGCGCGCACCAAACCCTATCTCAAGATCCATTACATCAGAAAGCACACGGAGGATTACAATTACAAGTGCGAGCAATGCGGGAAGATGTTCAAGGTGCAGTCGGATTACACGACCCACGTGAAGGACCACGACACGGAGTCTTGCGTGTGCGACATATGCGGCTCCTCTTATCCGAGCAAAAGCTCCCTCTACTTCCACAAACATTACAAGCACAAGACGAAGGTGAAGAAGTTTCAATGCCAGACCTGCAAGAAGAAGTTCAAGACGCAGAAGAATCTCGACAGTCACATGGAACTGCACAAGATCAAGTACGTTTGCGAGCAATGCGGGATGGAGTTCAAGAGCAAATACGGCCTCACCAAGCATCTGAGGACTCATTCAGGGGAGAAATCTTATTTGTGCGCGATTTGCGGCAAGACATTCGGGTGTCTGAGCTCGCAGAAGATCCATCTGTTGACGCACGTCGGCGAACGACCCTACGTTTGCGACATATGCGGGCAGAGCTTCACGCAGAGGTCGCCCATGATGCTGCATCGCAGGAAGCATCCGGGGGTGCATCCGCCTCCCCCACCGATCAAAATAACGAACCTGCTTCACGGTGTACAGGACAAAATAATCGTGAACAAGAGCGGCAAGTAA
- the LOC102654773 gene encoding zinc finger protein 664 isoform X2 — protein sequence MKIKKLKKPDLGNVDWDVKSEASSERTIEVLESELEPLPSPPDPHAYCELSCEDPPPPRPSIDTTTTAPPTNACRPVDTGDVHGRNTGMRKIGTRWRGFEDDEECRKRYTCSVCELEFAKHRDYKRHMVKHSDARPYICSTCGKAFKRSSEICNHRRIHRDIKYTCEICGFTTNNKISLRMHHRRVHERDYRYRCDQCDKGFMSNYDLEDHKTSHLETKAFICEFCGNGYSQRSYLVSHKRVMHGIKMSTPKAFQCNICNKRSFATEQELRSHLNLHSQMFLCAECGQKFATNYALKLHCRRHTGEKPYQCPFCPKAFARSPALRVHKLTHTGERPYVCNICGQSFTQRSSLMVHHKKHPGNHPPPPPLPLTRLAKEKS from the exons ATgaagattaagaaattaaagaagcC AGATCTCGGGAACGTAGATTGGGACGTGAAATCCGAAGCCAGCAGTGAGAGGACCATCGAGGTCTTGGAATCGGAACTAGAACCGCTTCCATCTCCGCCGGATCCGCACGCGTACTGCGAATTGTCCTGCgaagatcctcctcctcctcggccATCTATCgataccaccaccaccgccccCCCCACGAACGCGTGCCGCCCTGTAGACACGGGCGACGTGCACGGGCGAAACACGGGAATGAGAAAGATAGGGACGAGGTGGCGCGGGTTCGAGGACGACGAGGAGTGCCGAAAGCGTTACACGTGCTCCGTGTGCGAGCTGGAGTTCGCCAAGCACAGGGATTACAAGCGTCACATGGTGAAGCACAGTGACGCGCGGCCCTACATATGCTCCACTTGCGGCAAAGCATTCAAACGTTCCTCGGAGATATGCAATCACAGGCGGATCCATCGAGATATCAAGTACACGTGCGAGATATGCGGGTTCACAACTAATAACAAGATCTCGTTGAGGATGCACCACAGGCGCGTCCACGAGAGGGATTATCGTTATCGTTGCGACCAGTGCGACAAGGGTTTCATGTCCAACTACGATCTGGAGGATCACAAGACGAGCCATCTCGAGACCAAGGCGTTCATCTGCGAGTTCTGCGGGAACGGTTACTCGCAGAGATCGTACCTGGTCTCCCACAAACGGGTGATGCACGGGATCAAGATGAGCACGCCGAAGGCGTTCCAGTGCAACATCTGCAACAAGAGAAGCTTCGCCACCGAGCAGGAGTTGCGCAGCCACTTGAACCTCCACTCCCAGATGTTCCTGTGCGCGGAATGCGGCCAGAAATTCGCGACCAACTACGCCCTCAAGCTTCACTGCCGGAGGCACACTGGGGAGAAACCGTACCAGTGCCCGTTCTGCCCGAAAGCTTTCGCCAGGTCGCCCGCGCTCAGGGTCCACAAACTCACCCACACCGGGGAGAGGCCGTACGTGTGCAACATATGCGGCCAGAGCTTTACGCAGAGGAGCAGCTTGATGGTGCATCACAAGAAGCATCCTGGAAATCATCCACCACCCCCTCCTCTACCGCTCACCAGACTCGCCAAGGAGAAGTCATAG
- the LOC102654773 gene encoding zinc finger protein 2 isoform X1, with protein MKIKKLKKPRSTCLDQDRNDRVAGVQDSGLKIKLERDDWTVERNELNVTSDYLGRRGVLDEAMVVDSVKTVLVPVRDPVTKEVRNMLVPVEVRDETGLNVIKSVLIPFEGDDGLVSYELKKVMVPIKPELSLRRRKCESRLAAGQAKDKLRSNCKGGGNERKRKRSEEEGERKETLLEERMRGVDGKGSKTDLKGEVDEILDTLRNVCPFCEKCFKDEDQMQKHALKTHKKPYNCDKCHKGYFSDLALEEHRKTHEVLYFHRCPVCQMQYKTLTGLKHHRIREHTDIDPKFVCDSCGKRFKLKLDLALHIDRSHMNATYICRFCGMAVKNIAHHETKHQENKEIVYPYCCTLCPRKFKAWNTLENHLLMKHKASNVGTDMLRTLCQKRFQSRSDFYQHVLLNQTEVKQHKCDACGKTFTSEYNLRNHVALHSQTYACNQCDKNFTTNYLLKLHLRKHTGERPYQCKVCLKTFARSASLRMHRLIHTGEKPYACDFCGQSFTQRGSMMSHRRKNHPENHPPLPPPPPPSSPPPLLLTNPENNEH; from the exons ATgaagattaagaaattaaagaagcC GAGGTCAACTTGCTTGGACCAGGATAGAAACGATCGAGTGGCCGGTGTTCAGGATTCAggattgaaaatcaaattggAGCGTGACGATTGGACCGTGGAGAGAAATGAATTGAACGTGACGAGTGATTATTTAGGGAGGAGAGGAGTGTTGGACGAGGCGATGGTAGTCGACTCGGTGAAAACTGTTTTGGTGCCTGTCAGGGATCCGGTGACCAAGGAGGTGAGGAATATGTTGGTCCCCGTTGAAGTCAGGGACGAGACAGGATTGAACGTGATCAAGAGCGTGCTTATACCGTTCGAGGGAGACGACGGGTTGGTGTCTTACGAGCTTAAGAAGGTAATGGTGCCTATCAAGCCGGAATTGAGTTTGCGTCGGAGGAAGTGCGAGAGCAGATTGGCGGCGGGTCAAGCTAAGGACAAGCTAAGGTCGAATTGCaagggaggaggaaacgaGAGGAAACGGAAGAGGAgcgaagaggagggggagcgGAAGGAGACGTTGTTGGAGGAGAGGATGCGAGGAGTTGACGGGAAGGGATCGAAAACGGATTTGAAGGGGGAAGTGGACGAGATATTGGACACATTGAGGAACGTTTGTCCGTTCTGCGAGAAGTGTTTCAAGGACGAGGACCAAATGCAGAAGCACGCCTTGAAAACCCATAAGAAGCCGTACAATTGCGACAAGTGTCACAAAGGTTACTTCTCGGATCTGGCCCTCGAGGAGCATCGAAAAACGCACGAGGTGCTCTACTTCCATCGTTGCCCCGTCTGCCAGATGCAGTACAAAACGTTGACGGGGTTGAAGCATCACAGGATCCGCGAGCACACCGACATAGACCCGAAATTCGTCTGCGACAGTTGCGGGAAGAGGTTCAAACTGAAGTTGGACCTTGCCCTTCACATAGACAGGTCTCACATGAACGCCACCTACATCTGCAGATTCTGCGGAATGGCGGTGAAGAATATCGCCCACCACGAGACCAAGCATCAGGAGAACAAGGAGATCGTCTATCCCTATTGTTGCACCCTCTGCCCTAGGAAATTCAAAGCTTGGAACACGTTGGAGAACCACTTGCTGATGAAGCACAAAGCCTCGAACGTGGGAACGGACATGCTGCGAACCCTTTGCCAGAAAAGATTCCAGTCGAGAAGCGATTTCTATCAGCACGTGTTGCTCAATCAGACGGAGGTTAAGCAGCACAAGTGCGACGCTTGCGGGAAAACCTTCACCTCCGAGTACAATCTTCGAAATCACGTGGCCCTCCATTCCCAGACTTACGCGTGCAACCAGTGCGACAAGAATTTCACCACGAATTACTTGTTGAAGCTGCATCTCCGGAAGCACACCGGCGAACGGCCGTATCAGTGCAAAGTATGCCTGAAGACGTTCGCCAGATCCGCTTCCCTTAGAATGCACAGATTGATCCACACTGGTGAGAAACCGTACGCGTGCGACTTCTGCGGGCAAAGTTTCACTCAGAGGGGGAGCATGATGTCGCATCGCCGTAAAAATCATCCAGAAAAtcatcctcctcttcctcctcctcctcctccttcttctccccctcccctgttGCTCACCAATCCTGAAAATAACGAGCATTAG
- the LOC102654858 gene encoding zinc finger and BTB domain-containing protein 41, which produces MINQRRNIVDNRVSLKGVDSDLSSSVKTMKDDPIERAQNDLCINSTTQILLAIPDPVTNEIKNILMPIETRDASGLNVIKSVLVPIRDSNGVVSYNIKKVMVPIRSGLNLRQPSKVENKVILVNSANKPVKNEEKKDERISNENETRISDEVTSDVKNNVQYSSLEEATKNLTKDKEEEGDIKSQIVSIQECQKEETDQILETLKNICPVCQKVFKSENMMQRHVRKFHEKTYPCDKCNKCYPSKLSLEEHKKSHEDDSYLQCSMCHLKYKRKIGLKYHQIRVHSNVDPKFMCDYCGKRFKLKLDLSVHIEKIHMGIAHICKICGKVVKNITHHEWQHDRAAKKVVYKYSCDLCPKKFTTRNNLDNHLLMHKDGFKCTLCDEIFSSPFALGSHKSTKHRPGATCPICEKAFNSTSNFYQHVLTHAGIRPYKCDICGEDFTQRSSVLRHRKTHPGPLPPLTDPTPIADTARKILEQLSSA; this is translated from the exons ATGATAAACCAGAGACG GAATATCGTTGACAATCGTGTTTCCTTAAAAGGTGTTGACAGCGATTTATCATCGTCCGTGAAAACGATGAAGGATGATCCAATTGAAAGAGCGCAGAATGATTTGTGCATAAATTCGACGACGCAGATATTGCTTGCAATCCCAGATCCGGTGACTaacgagattaaaaatattctcatgCCTATTGAAACGAGAGACGCCTCTGGATTGAACGTGATTAAAAGTGTCCTTGTACCCATTCGTGACTCGAATGGTGTTGTAtcgtacaatattaaaaaagtgatGGTGCCTATCAGATCTGGGTTAAATTTGCGCCAGCCATCGAAAGTCGAAAATAAAGTGATATTGGTCAATAGTGCAAATAAACCTGTCAaaaatgaggaaaaaaaagatgaacgaATATCAAACGAGAATGAAACTAGAATAAGTGACGAAGTAACGTCAGACGTTAAGAATAATGTGCAATACTCTTCATTGGAAGAAGCaacgaaaaatttaacgaaagataaggaagaggagggagatATAAAATCGCAAATAGTATCTATCCAAGAGTGCCAGAAAGAAGAGACGGATCAAATATTAGAAACTCTGAAGAACATTTGCCCGGTGTGTCAAAAAGTATTCAAGAGCGAGAACATGATGCAAAGGCATGTGCGCAAGTTTCACGAGAAGACGTATCCTTGCGACAAGTGTAACAAATGTTATCCGTCGAAATTATCATTGGAAGAACACAAGAAATCGCACGAAGATGATTCTTACTTACAATGTTCCATGTGTCACTTAAAGTACAAACGTAAGATAGGTTTAAAGTATCATCAGATCCGTGTGCACAGCAACGTTGATCCAAAATTCATGTGCGATTATTGCGGGAAACGTTTCAAATTGAAACTGGATCTGAGTGTCCATATCGAGAAGATACACATGGGAATCGcccatatttgtaaaatatgtgGCAAGGTAGTGAAAAATATCACGCATCACGAGTGGCAGCACGACAGGGCGGCCAAGAAAGTCGTTTACAAATACAGTTGTGATCTTTGTCCAAAAAAATTCACGACTCGCAACAATTTGGACAACCATTTACTCATGCACAAAGACGGATTCAAGTGTACACTTTGCGACGAAATTTTCTCTTCGCCATTCGCGCTCGGCAGCCATAAGAGCACTAAACACAGACCTGGCGCCACCTGCCCTATTTGCGAGAAAGCTTTCAACAGCACCagcaatttttatcaacacGTGCTCACCCATGCCGGGATCAGACCGTATAAATGTGACATTTGTGGAGAAGATTTCACGCAAAGATCCAGTGTTCTGAGACACCGAAAGACTCATCCTGGACCTCTTCCTCCTTTAACAGATCCTACTCCTATTGCGGATACTGCTAGGAAGATATTGGAACAACTTTCGAGTGCTTGA